In Diceros bicornis minor isolate mBicDic1 chromosome 24, mDicBic1.mat.cur, whole genome shotgun sequence, the following are encoded in one genomic region:
- the CRIP2 gene encoding cysteine-rich protein 2 translates to MASKCPKCDKTVYFAEKVSSLGKDWHKFCLKCERCGKTLTPGGHAEHDGKPFCHKPCYATLFGPKGVNIGGAGSYIYEKPSAEGPQVTGPIEVPVARAEERKASGPPKGPSKASSVTTFTGEPNMCPRCNKRVYFAEKVTSLGKDWHRPCLRCERCGKTLTPGGHAEHDGQPYCHKPCYGILFGPKGVNTGAVGSYIYDRDPEGKVQP, encoded by the exons ATGGCTTCCAAGTGCCCCAAGTGCGACAAGACCGTGTATTTCG CTGAGAAGGTGAGCTCCCTGGGGAAGGACTGGCACAAGTTCTGCCTCAAGTGCGAGCGCTGCGGGAAGACGCTGACGCCCGGGGGCCACGCCGAG CACGACGGGAAGCCCTTCTGCCACAAGCCCTGCTATGCCACGCTGTTCGGACCCAAAG GTGTGAATATTGGAGGTGCCGGCTCGTACATCTATGAGAAGCCCTCTGCTGAGGGACCTCAGGTCACTGGCCCCATCGAGGTCCCCGTGGCCCGCGCTGAGGAGCGTAAGGCGAGCGGCCCCCCCAAGGGGCCCAGCAAAG CCTCCAGCGTCACCACGTTCACCGGGGAACCCAACATGTGTCCTCGCTGCAACAAAAGGGTCTACTTTG CCGAGAAGGTGACGTCTCTGGGCAAGGACTGGCACCGGCCGTGCCTGCGCTGCGAGCGCTGCGGGAAAACGCTGACTCCGGGCGGGCACGCAGAG CACGATGGCCAGCCCTACTGCCACAAGCCATGCTATGGGATACTCTTTGGACCCAAGG GAGTGAACACTGGAGCTGTGGGCAGCTACATCTATGACAGGGACCCTGAGGGCAAAGTTCAGCCCTAG